One segment of Borreliella burgdorferi B31 DNA contains the following:
- a CDS encoding lipoprotein — protein MKKFLISVYFLLFYGCSTISLVKIPEKDKINLTVLSSLMNYPDLKISNFKIKDYEHLHYSSDFESLSDTKNSAYIYVDESSFNNNINFIKDLFIYNKKLYRILIAYSLTQGASFKAEVLSYLEKQKIMKNFSLKINFPTAKKFMDNKYWIVIAKNHLDSLVKSKNYLVLANVKMEYILKKFLT, from the coding sequence ATGAAGAAGTTTTTAATATCCGTTTATTTTTTATTGTTTTATGGTTGTTCAACTATATCTTTGGTAAAAATACCAGAAAAAGATAAAATAAATTTAACTGTTTTATCATCTTTAATGAATTATCCTGATTTGAAGATTTCAAATTTTAAAATAAAAGACTACGAACATTTGCATTATTCATCTGATTTTGAAAGCTTGAGTGATACTAAAAATAGTGCTTATATTTACGTTGATGAATCTAGTTTCAATAATAATATTAATTTTATTAAAGATCTTTTTATTTATAATAAGAAATTATATAGAATACTTATTGCTTATAGCTTGACCCAAGGTGCATCTTTTAAGGCAGAAGTTTTATCTTATCTTGAAAAACAAAAAATTATGAAAAATTTTTCATTGAAAATAAATTTTCCAACTGCTAAAAAATTTATGGATAATAAGTATTGGATTGTAATTGCAAAAAACCATTTAGATTCTCTTGTTAAGAGTAAAAATTATTTAGTCTTGGCGAATGTAAAGATGGAATATATACTCAAAAAGTTTTTAACTTGA